TCGACCGCGGCCACGATCGACACGCCTGAGAAGTCGTTCATCACGTGTGCGCGTCAGACCGCATCGTCGTTGTTGAGAAAATACTGCTGTTCGGCGTCGTCGATAAAACCCTGGGTCGCCGAGCGCACCTTCATGGGATCGCGATCCACGAAGCCTTTCAACAACACCTGCATGCCGTCGGTAATCAGCTTCATCGTGCCCGGTTTCGTCATGGTTCCATGACGCACCTGGCGCGTGTGATCAGCGAAACGCAGGATCGTGCCTTTCAAGCGCATGTTCAACACGCCTTCGAGCCAGATCGCGCGAAACTCGACATTGGCCTCGGTCATCAACGCGATGTCCTTGCGCTCGAACGCGCGACGGCATTTGCGATAAGCCGCGCCCATGCCGGCAAGCTGTTCATCCGTGAGCACGGCGGCCGCCGCAGCGGCTGCGCCCGGCTCGAGCATGCGGCGCACTTCGAAGATCTCGCGCACATCTTCGCCCGTCAGCACCGGCGTGACGAACCCGCGCGTGGTGCCAACCAGGTATCCCTCGTTCACGAGGCGCAGCAGCGCCTGGCGAACCGGCATGCGTGTGCACTCGAATTCCTCGGCGATCTCGTAGTCGAGCACGCGGTCATCGGGGCCGATCTGACCGCGCTGAAGGCGCCCTAATACTTCCTGATACACCGACTCCATCAATGTGGCCGGACGCAGCGCAGTCCGTCGCGGCTGCTTGATAACCGTCGGGTCGGCGGTTGCCATGGTTCTCTCCATTGTGTTGTTTCGCGTTTTCGTCACGACTCGTATGCCGCCGCGATGACGGCAGTGTCACGCTGTCAATAATTGTACCGGCTGGACTCCGGCCAGCCTCTCAAAGCTCGCCGCGCATGATACTCATGCCGCTTCCTCCAGCGCGGCGGGCGGCCATGGCGTTCCCGCATGATCGCTCGGCACCGCGTCGATCAGCGCGCGCGTGTACGGATGGCGCGGCGCAGCGAACACGTCCTCGGTCAACCCCTGCTCCACCACTTCGCCACGACGCATCACGAGCACGCGGCTGCACAAGTAGCGCACCACGGACAAATCGTGCGAGATGAGCAGCAGTGCAATCTGCCGCTCGCGGCGCAACTCCAGCAGCAGATTCAGGATCTGCGCCTGGACGGAAACATCGAGCCCTGACACGATTTCATCGGCGACAATCAATTGCGGCGATGCACATAGCGCCCGGCCAATATTCACGCGCTGCTTCTGACCGCCCGACAACTGCGAGGGAAAGCGCGTGAGGGTATCGGCGGGAAGACCCACGTCGCGTTGCACCGACTGGGCGCGGGCCAGCCGCTGCTTTGCATCGAGCGGCGCCACGCCGGCCGCTTCCAGCGCCTGCGTCAGGAGCCGCTCGACTGAACGGCGTGGATTCAGCGCCGACTGCGGATCCTGGAAAATAATCTGAACCTGCTCGCGCGCGCGCCGCACGCGCTCCGCGCTGCCACGCGTCAAGTCTTCGCCGCCGATCATCACCCGACCACCGGTCGGCTGTTCAATACCCATCAACAGCCGCGCCACCGATGTCTTGCCACTGCCGCTTTCCCCCACGATCCCCACGAACTCCCCGGGGAAAATCTGCAGCGACAGCGGCTTGACAGCATGGAACGAAGTCTTGCGCTGCCCGAACACACCGCTGCGGCTCATGTACGTCAACGCTGCCTCGCGCAATTCCGCCACCGGTTGCGCGCCCATGACAGGGGCGGGCGGCAACAGCGGTGCCTGCGAATTGTCTATCAGCGGCGCGTGCTCGCAGGTCTCGCTGCACGCGACCCGATGGCCGTCGGGCGCCACGCGCGTCTGCAGCACAGCAGCGCACGCAGCGCCAGCGCTGGGGCAACGCGGCGCGAAACGGCACCCGGCAATACCGGCCAGCGCGGACAAGCCCGGCATTTGCTGAGCGAGTACCGGCAGGCGGCGCCGGGGACCGGTCAGGTCCGGCGTCGCGTATTTCAACGCACGCGTGTACGGGTGGCGCGGTTCATCGAGGACATCGCGGGCCTGGCCGTATTCGACCAGATCGCCTGCGTACATCACGGCGACGTCATCGCAGACATGAGCCGCCAGCCGCAGATCGTGGGTAATCAGCAGCACTGCGGTCGAATGCACGCGCTGCTGTTCGGCGAGCATGCGCATCACGCGGGTTTGCGTGATGACATCGAGCGCGGTCGTGGGTTCGTCGGCAATCAGCAGCGCCGGGTTGCTAGCGAAGGCCATCGCGATCAGCACGCGCTGGCATTGGCCGCCCGACAACTGATGCGGATAGCGCTTGAGCATGTCAGCGGGAACCGGCAGTTGCACCGACTCAAGGGCCTTGCGCGCAGTTTCCCAACGTTCGTTCGACGGAACGCCGATACGCGCAAGATGTTCATTGAAGGTATTCGCGATAGTCCACAGCGGGTTCAACGCGGTCAGCGGTTCCTGCGGGATGAAGGCGATTTTCCGGCCGAGCAGTGCGCGGCGTTTGACCTTCGACATGGTCAGCATGTCCTGTCCGTCAAAGTGCATGCTGCCGCTCGTCACCGTGAATCCGCCTGGCAAAAGGCCCGAGATCAGCCGCGCCAGCATGCTTTTTCCCGCACCCGATTCACCGACCACGCCCAACACGCGACCCCGTCCTATCGATAACGTCAACTCCCGCAGCGCCGCGACCGGCAAACCGCCCAGCTTCGCGGTTAGCGTCACGCTATCCAGTTGCAGCACCGTCTCAGTGATAGGTGTCGCCATCATCATTCTCCCTTGCTGCGCATGCGGGGATCGAGCGCGACACGCAGGCCGTCGCCAAGAAGGTTACAGCCAAGCACCGTGATCACGATGGCAAGCACTGGGAACAAGAGCCCGGACAACGACTCATGCATGGACACGCGTGCGTCCGCGATCATCACGCCCCACGCGGTCACATTGGCCGGCACGCTCAAGCCGATGAAACTCAGCAGCGCCTCCACGGTGATCGCAACGCCCATTTCGAGCGAGAACAGCGTGATCATCAACGGCAGTGCGGCAGGCAATATTTCTCGCAGCATGATCCGCAGGTGCGTGAAGTTGAGCAGTTGCGCAGCGAGCACATAGTCACGCTGACGCACGACCATCACCTCGGAGCGGACGACGCGGCAAAAGCGCGTCCAGTCCACCAGCACGATCGACAAGATCACGTTTTCTATCCCCACGCCGAGACTCACCATCAGCACCAGCGACAGCACGACCGGCGGAAACGACATCCACAGGTCCACCAGATAACTGATGCTGCGATCGACCCAGCCACCGAAATAGCCGGCGAGAATCGCCAGCACGCTGCCGACAATGCCCGCGCCAAACGCGGCAATCACCGCGACCGTCAGCGCGATACGGCTGCCGTACAACAAGCGCGATAACACGTCGCGGCCGAGGCTATCCGTGCCGAGTGGAAACGCGGCGTCGCCGCCGGCCATCCATGCGGGCGGCGACAGCATGTGGAGCAGATCCTGATCGAGCGGGTTATGCGGCGCGAGCCACGGCGCGAACACGGCGCAGAACAACACGCCCAACACGATCGCGCCGCCGAGCCACAGGTTGACGGCAGGCTTGCGGCGCGCGCGAGCCGATTTGCCGATGACTGCCGCAACCGGCGCGGCGGCTTCCGGCGATGGGTCGACTGAAGTGGATTCGTGCAGCATGTCAGCCTTCATATCGTGCTTCGAACTGTGCTTGGAACTCAGCGGGGTCGTGGACATTTCGGTGCTCATGCTGTTTTGCGCAGGCGCGGATTCATGATCACGTACAGCGTGTCGACAATCGCGTTGATTACCAGCATCAACGCGCAGAACACGATCGCGATGCCCTGGATCAACAGCAGGTCGTTGTTGCGCACCGCCTGCACCATCAGGTTGCCCACGCCCGGAAACGAGAAGATCATCTCGACGAGCAACGCGCCGCCGAACAGGAAACCGAACTGCACGCCGATCATGGTCAACGCGGGTAACGCTGCGTTTTTCAACATGTGACGCCACAAGATCCGGCTCTCCGATACCCCGCGCAACCGCGCCACGCCCACATAAGATTCGTTGCGCTGATCGAGCAGACTCGAGCGCAGCACGCGAATCACTAGTGGGGCGAAGCCGAAAGCCAGCGCCAGCGACGGCAACACGAGATGACTAGCCGCGCTCAGCCAGTCGCTGAATTCGCCCTTCACCAAAAAGTCGATCAGCAGGAAGCCGGTGAGATGCGGCATCGGAATGCCGTCGCCTACGCGACCGGAAAACGGCAGTACGGGCAAATACACGCCAAGCAGCGCGATCAACAGCAACGCCCACAGGAACGACGGCACGGACTGCATCAACACCACAGCGAAGCCGACCGGCAACTCGCCGCGGCGATCGGTGACGGCGTAAGCAAACACGCCGCCCGGCACGCTGATGATCAGCGAGATGACGAGTGCCGTGAGACAGAGTTCGAGCGTTGCCGGCAACGTCGAGCCGATCAGCGTGGCGACCGGTTGCTGGAACGAAATCGATGCCCCCAGGTTGCCGTGCAGCGCATTCACGAGCCAGATCAGGAACTGGGCAGGGATCGGTTTATCGAGGCCGAGTTGGTGGCGCAATAGAGCGGCATCCGCTGGCGTGGCGTTCGGCGGCAACATCATCGCGAGCGGATCGGCGGGGATGAGCCGCAGCACGACGAACACGATCAGCGAGAGCATCAGCAGCGTGGGGATCGCGGCCATGAGCCGGCGCGAAAGAACGGTCGAGATCAGCCGCAGCATCATAGCGCTCCAGTGGGGCTCGACTCGCCAGGCGCAGGGTCAAGCAACACCTTGCCGGGGTTGAGCAGGTTTAAAGGATCGAGGGCGCACTTGATCGCGCGCATTGCGCCGATCGCGCCGGCGTCGCGCGTGTAGCCGAGATACGCGCGCTTCTTGCCGCCAACCCCATGTTCCGCGGACACCGCGCCATGCCATTCGCGCGTGAGTTCGTAGACTGCGGCATCGACGTGTTCGTGGAGATCGGGCGGCGCGTTCTTCAGATGCGCGATGACGTGCAGGTTGCCGTCGCCGAGATGGCCGTACACCAGCGTGCGCATATCGGGCCAGCGCGCATGCAGCATGGCCTCGCATTGCTGTGCAACCTGACCGATATCGGCAATCGCAAAGCTGATGTCGAAGGCGATAAGACCCGGGAGAAGAATCGGGAATTCAGCGGGCGCGTCGCGAACGGCCCAGAAACGGGTGGCATCGGCGGCGGAACTGGCAAGCGATGCGTTCTCGATCACGCCGGCATCGAGCATCTCGCCAAGCATGGCTTCGAAGTCTTCGGCTTGTCGCTCGGCATCGGAACCCATGCTTTCGAGCAGCACATAGAACGCATGCGTGGTGTCGAGCGGCGCGCGAACGGTCTTCACGTTCGCCAACACGTAGTCGTAGTAGCTGGGCCACATCACTTCGAATGCCGAGACCCCGCCCGACATCCGCGCGCGGGCATGCTGCAGCAAACGCGTGACGGCCGCGAAGTCAGGCAGTCCGCACCAAGCCGTCGATACCCCCAACGCCTTCGGCGCCAGCCGCATGACGGCCCGCGTGATGACCGCGAGCGTGCCTTCGCTGCCGATCAGCAGGTTCTTCAGGTCATAGCCGCTGTTGTTCTTGATCATCTTGTGGAGATCGGTGATCACGGTGCCGTCGGCGAGAACGGCTTCCAGACCCAGCACCTGGTCGCGTGCCATGCCGTATTTGATGACGCGATTTCCGCCCGCGTTCGTCGCGAGGTTGCCGCCGATCGTGCAGCTGCCACGCGCGCCGAGATCGAGGGGAAACATCATGCCGGCGGCATCGGCGGCTTCCTGCACGCGTTGCAGCACCACCCCTGCCTGCACGGTGATCGTGCCCGAGACGGTATCGACTTCTTCAATCGCGCTCATCCGTTCCAGGCTCAGCGCCACTTCACCGCCGAACAGGTTGGCGCCGCCCGCGAGGCCGGTCAACCCGCCCTGCGTGACGACTGCCTGCCGGTTGGCGTGGCAAAAGGCAAGCGCGCGCGATACCTCTTGCGTCGAACGCGGCCGGATCAACGCAACAGGTTCAGCTCCCGGCGTTCCGCTCCAGTCCTGTACCCGCCGGGTGCCAAGATCGGCGCGGGGCGTTACGACGTCGGCGCCCAGTTCGGCCACCAATCGTTCGACGAAGCTGCTTGAAGATGACGTCATGGTCGGCTCAGTCTTTAAGCGCTGTGACGGCTTGTTCGAAGCC
Above is a window of Caballeronia sp. SBC1 DNA encoding:
- a CDS encoding FAD-binding oxidoreductase, which translates into the protein MTSSSSSFVERLVAELGADVVTPRADLGTRRVQDWSGTPGAEPVALIRPRSTQEVSRALAFCHANRQAVVTQGGLTGLAGGANLFGGEVALSLERMSAIEEVDTVSGTITVQAGVVLQRVQEAADAAGMMFPLDLGARGSCTIGGNLATNAGGNRVIKYGMARDQVLGLEAVLADGTVITDLHKMIKNNSGYDLKNLLIGSEGTLAVITRAVMRLAPKALGVSTAWCGLPDFAAVTRLLQHARARMSGGVSAFEVMWPSYYDYVLANVKTVRAPLDTTHAFYVLLESMGSDAERQAEDFEAMLGEMLDAGVIENASLASSAADATRFWAVRDAPAEFPILLPGLIAFDISFAIADIGQVAQQCEAMLHARWPDMRTLVYGHLGDGNLHVIAHLKNAPPDLHEHVDAAVYELTREWHGAVSAEHGVGGKKRAYLGYTRDAGAIGAMRAIKCALDPLNLLNPGKVLLDPAPGESSPTGAL
- a CDS encoding ABC transporter ATP-binding protein, producing MATPITETVLQLDSVTLTAKLGGLPVAALRELTLSIGRGRVLGVVGESGAGKSMLARLISGLLPGGFTVTSGSMHFDGQDMLTMSKVKRRALLGRKIAFIPQEPLTALNPLWTIANTFNEHLARIGVPSNERWETARKALESVQLPVPADMLKRYPHQLSGGQCQRVLIAMAFASNPALLIADEPTTALDVITQTRVMRMLAEQQRVHSTAVLLITHDLRLAAHVCDDVAVMYAGDLVEYGQARDVLDEPRHPYTRALKYATPDLTGPRRRLPVLAQQMPGLSALAGIAGCRFAPRCPSAGAACAAVLQTRVAPDGHRVACSETCEHAPLIDNSQAPLLPPAPVMGAQPVAELREAALTYMSRSGVFGQRKTSFHAVKPLSLQIFPGEFVGIVGESGSGKTSVARLLMGIEQPTGGRVMIGGEDLTRGSAERVRRAREQVQIIFQDPQSALNPRRSVERLLTQALEAAGVAPLDAKQRLARAQSVQRDVGLPADTLTRFPSQLSGGQKQRVNIGRALCASPQLIVADEIVSGLDVSVQAQILNLLLELRRERQIALLLISHDLSVVRYLCSRVLVMRRGEVVEQGLTEDVFAAPRHPYTRALIDAVPSDHAGTPWPPAALEEAA
- a CDS encoding ABC transporter permease: MSTTPLSSKHSSKHDMKADMLHESTSVDPSPEAAAPVAAVIGKSARARRKPAVNLWLGGAIVLGVLFCAVFAPWLAPHNPLDQDLLHMLSPPAWMAGGDAAFPLGTDSLGRDVLSRLLYGSRIALTVAVIAAFGAGIVGSVLAILAGYFGGWVDRSISYLVDLWMSFPPVVLSLVLMVSLGVGIENVILSIVLVDWTRFCRVVRSEVMVVRQRDYVLAAQLLNFTHLRIMLREILPAALPLMITLFSLEMGVAITVEALLSFIGLSVPANVTAWGVMIADARVSMHESLSGLLFPVLAIVITVLGCNLLGDGLRVALDPRMRSKGE
- a CDS encoding ABC transporter permease; this encodes MMLRLISTVLSRRLMAAIPTLLMLSLIVFVVLRLIPADPLAMMLPPNATPADAALLRHQLGLDKPIPAQFLIWLVNALHGNLGASISFQQPVATLIGSTLPATLELCLTALVISLIISVPGGVFAYAVTDRRGELPVGFAVVLMQSVPSFLWALLLIALLGVYLPVLPFSGRVGDGIPMPHLTGFLLIDFLVKGEFSDWLSAASHLVLPSLALAFGFAPLVIRVLRSSLLDQRNESYVGVARLRGVSESRILWRHMLKNAALPALTMIGVQFGFLFGGALLVEMIFSFPGVGNLMVQAVRNNDLLLIQGIAIVFCALMLVINAIVDTLYVIMNPRLRKTA
- a CDS encoding GntR family transcriptional regulator; its protein translation is MATADPTVIKQPRRTALRPATLMESVYQEVLGRLQRGQIGPDDRVLDYEIAEEFECTRMPVRQALLRLVNEGYLVGTTRGFVTPVLTGEDVREIFEVRRMLEPGAAAAAAAVLTDEQLAGMGAAYRKCRRAFERKDIALMTEANVEFRAIWLEGVLNMRLKGTILRFADHTRQVRHGTMTKPGTMKLITDGMQVLLKGFVDRDPMKVRSATQGFIDDAEQQYFLNNDDAV